In a genomic window of Pseudoxanthomonas indica:
- a CDS encoding phosphatase PAP2 family protein, which yields MSPVEAVRQGLTYLFDLLRQRAWRLALLFVGLLLPLWVFAELAEEVHELEEFVFDAPLLMHLHAVATPALDRFFIHVSAAGYHYGVVPIDIALVLLLLVIRRWREALFTGCAFAGSALLNLATKHAFQRDRPSLWESVSPESTFSFPSGHAMGSMTLAMTVFLLAWHTRWRWPVAVAALVFVLLVGLSRIYLGVHYPSDIIGGWAAGMAWVVGVYLVIYRGGRPWRREPAQSSS from the coding sequence GTGTCGCCGGTTGAGGCGGTCCGGCAGGGCCTGACTTACCTGTTTGACCTGCTGCGCCAGCGCGCGTGGCGGTTGGCGTTGCTGTTCGTGGGCCTGCTGCTGCCGTTGTGGGTATTCGCGGAGCTCGCCGAGGAAGTGCACGAGCTGGAAGAGTTCGTGTTCGACGCCCCCTTGCTGATGCATCTGCATGCGGTCGCCACGCCGGCGCTGGATCGCTTCTTCATCCATGTATCGGCGGCTGGCTACCACTACGGCGTGGTGCCGATCGATATTGCGCTGGTCTTGCTGCTGCTGGTGATCCGGCGCTGGCGCGAGGCCTTGTTCACCGGTTGCGCGTTTGCCGGCTCGGCCCTGCTCAACCTGGCCACCAAGCACGCGTTCCAGCGCGATCGGCCCAGCCTGTGGGAATCGGTGTCGCCGGAATCCACCTTCAGTTTTCCCAGCGGTCACGCCATGGGCTCGATGACCCTGGCAATGACGGTGTTCCTGCTGGCGTGGCACACACGCTGGCGCTGGCCGGTGGCGGTCGCCGCGCTGGTGTTCGTCCTGTTGGTGGGCCTGTCGCGCATTTACCTGGGCGTGCATTACCCCTCGGACATCATCGGCGGCTGGGCCGCCGGCATGGCCTGGGTGGTGGGCGTGTACCTGGTGATCTATCGCGGTGGGCGGCCGTGGCGGCGCGAGCCAGCTCAGTCCAGTTCGTAG
- a CDS encoding VOC family protein produces the protein MATRFGMVTPMLPAGPCLLEALDFYIDGMGFRAIWQEGDMAGIERDGVAFHLVRNGERLWADNASFSIGVTGLDALYVEYATLPAQVGPLEMKSWGRREFHLIAPSGVCFQFYELD, from the coding sequence ATGGCAACACGATTCGGGATGGTCACGCCGATGCTGCCGGCGGGGCCATGCTTGCTTGAGGCATTGGACTTCTACATCGACGGCATGGGCTTCCGCGCCATCTGGCAGGAAGGCGACATGGCCGGCATCGAGCGCGATGGCGTGGCCTTCCACCTGGTCCGGAATGGCGAACGTCTCTGGGCCGACAACGCCAGCTTCAGCATCGGCGTGACGGGACTGGACGCGTTGTATGTCGAATACGCGACCCTGCCCGCCCAGGTCGGGCCGCTGGAAATGAAATCCTGGGGCCGGCGCGAGTTCCACCTCATCGCACCTTCGGGCGTGTGTTTCCAGTTCTACGAACTGGACTGA
- the ispG gene encoding flavodoxin-dependent (E)-4-hydroxy-3-methylbut-2-enyl-diphosphate synthase encodes MHDAVTRPTPPADATAWPRRITHAVDIGGVKVGGGQPVVVQSMTNTDTADVASSVKQVADLWRAGSELVRLTVNNPESAAAIPRIREKLDMMGVPVPLIGDFHYNGHTLLSGEPACAEALAKYRINPGNVGFGKKKDTQFAQLIEFAIRYNKPVRIGANWGSLDQSLAAQLMDENHAREQPWDAGRVLREALIRSAVDSAERAVELGLARDRIVLSAKVSGVQELIAVYRDMAQRSEFALHLGLTEAGIGSKGIVASAAALSVLLQEGIGDTIRISLTPEPGQSRTQEVIVAQELLQTTGQRAFTPMVTACPGCGRTTSEFFQELAKVVQNHVRGQMPVWKISHPGAENMTLAVMGCIVNGPGESRHANIGISLPGTGEAPAAPVFIDGEKKLTLRGENIAQEFVAVIDEYVEQKYRRVAG; translated from the coding sequence ATGCACGACGCCGTCACCCGCCCCACGCCCCCCGCCGACGCCACCGCCTGGCCCCGCCGCATCACCCATGCTGTCGATATCGGCGGGGTCAAAGTGGGCGGCGGCCAGCCCGTGGTGGTGCAGTCAATGACCAACACCGACACTGCCGATGTCGCCAGCAGCGTCAAGCAGGTCGCCGACCTGTGGCGGGCTGGTTCGGAACTGGTACGGCTGACCGTCAACAATCCCGAGTCCGCAGCCGCCATCCCGCGCATCCGCGAGAAGCTGGACATGATGGGCGTGCCGGTGCCGCTGATTGGCGACTTCCACTACAACGGTCACACCTTGCTGAGCGGCGAGCCGGCCTGCGCCGAGGCGCTGGCCAAGTACCGCATCAACCCGGGCAATGTGGGCTTCGGCAAGAAGAAGGACACCCAGTTCGCCCAGCTCATCGAGTTCGCCATCCGCTACAACAAGCCGGTGCGCATCGGCGCCAACTGGGGCTCGCTGGACCAGTCGCTGGCGGCGCAGCTGATGGACGAGAACCATGCCCGCGAACAACCCTGGGACGCCGGCCGCGTGCTGCGCGAGGCGTTGATCCGCTCGGCGGTGGATTCGGCCGAGCGCGCGGTGGAGCTGGGCCTGGCGCGCGATCGCATCGTGCTGTCGGCCAAGGTCAGTGGCGTGCAGGAATTGATCGCGGTCTATCGCGACATGGCCCAGCGTTCGGAGTTCGCCCTGCACCTGGGCCTGACCGAAGCGGGTATCGGCAGCAAAGGCATCGTCGCCTCGGCGGCCGCGCTGTCGGTGCTGCTGCAGGAAGGCATCGGCGACACCATCCGCATCTCGCTGACGCCCGAGCCGGGCCAGTCGCGCACGCAGGAAGTGATTGTCGCGCAGGAACTGCTGCAGACCACCGGCCAGCGCGCCTTCACCCCGATGGTCACCGCCTGTCCCGGTTGCGGCCGCACGACCTCCGAGTTCTTCCAGGAACTGGCCAAGGTGGTGCAGAACCACGTGCGCGGGCAGATGCCGGTGTGGAAGATCAGTCACCCCGGTGCGGAGAACATGACCCTGGCGGTGATGGGCTGCATCGTCAACGGCCCGGGCGAGTCACGCCACGCCAACATCGGCATCTCTCTGCCGGGCACCGGCGAGGCGCCGGCGGCGCCGGTCTTCATCGATGGCGAGAAGAAGCTGACCCTGCGCGGCGAGAACATCGCACAGGAGTTCGTGGCGGTGATCGACGAATATGTCGAGCAGAAATACCGCCGTGTCGCCGGTTGA
- a CDS encoding DedA family protein/thiosulfate sulfurtransferase GlpE, producing the protein MQQLVEVFGVWLVFVNVLALSLGLPVPALPTLILVGAGIQLHADPAWPALLGVLAVSISASLLGDAAWYYAGRRYGMRTLQSLCRLSLSRDSCMKQTERFYSRFGVRVLTVAKFVPGLSMVSVPLAGAMQASLPRFLRYDGIGAALWASLGLALGAIFARQVEQVIDILSQLGGGTVAVLLIGLTAYIGYRWWRRRSLFKMLETQRVEVAELQSHLQTSPLPLLLDIRAPGLRDVDPFIIPGAEFADERKLEPILAAHPRDTRIVIYCACPNEVSAAWMAAQLRRHGFTNVLPLRGGIDAWRAAGFPVVAIPPGNASLPANAEASADA; encoded by the coding sequence ATGCAGCAACTGGTCGAAGTCTTTGGCGTGTGGCTGGTCTTCGTCAATGTCCTGGCGTTGTCGCTGGGTCTGCCGGTGCCGGCGCTGCCCACGTTGATCCTGGTCGGCGCGGGCATCCAGCTGCATGCCGATCCGGCCTGGCCGGCACTGCTCGGCGTATTGGCCGTGTCGATCAGCGCCAGCCTGCTGGGCGATGCCGCCTGGTATTACGCCGGTCGCCGTTACGGCATGCGCACGCTGCAATCGCTGTGCCGGTTGTCGCTCTCGCGCGACAGCTGCATGAAGCAGACCGAGCGCTTCTACAGCCGCTTCGGCGTGCGCGTGCTGACCGTGGCCAAATTCGTGCCGGGCCTGTCGATGGTGTCGGTGCCGCTGGCCGGCGCCATGCAGGCCAGCCTGCCGCGTTTCCTGCGCTATGACGGCATCGGCGCCGCATTGTGGGCCAGCCTGGGCCTGGCGTTGGGGGCGATCTTTGCGCGCCAGGTGGAGCAGGTGATCGACATCCTCTCGCAGTTGGGCGGTGGCACCGTCGCCGTGCTGCTGATCGGTCTGACCGCCTACATCGGCTATCGCTGGTGGCGGCGCCGCAGCCTGTTCAAGATGCTGGAAACGCAGCGGGTGGAGGTGGCGGAACTGCAGTCGCATCTGCAGACGTCGCCACTGCCGCTGCTGCTGGATATCCGCGCGCCCGGCCTGCGCGATGTCGATCCTTTCATTATCCCCGGCGCCGAGTTTGCCGATGAGCGCAAGCTGGAACCGATCCTGGCCGCGCATCCGCGCGATACCCGGATCGTGATCTACTGCGCCTGCCCGAACGAGGTCTCTGCCGCCTGGATGGCGGCGCAGTTGCGTCGGCATGGCTTCACCAACGTCCTGCCTTTGCGGGGTGGTATCGATGCCTGGCGTGCCGCCGGCTTTCCCGTGGTCGCCATCCCGCCCGGCAATGCCTCGTTGCCAGCCAACGCCGAGGCCAGCGCCGACGCCTGA